Below is a window of Caldalkalibacillus uzonensis DNA.
CTTTTTATATGTGACCCTGGGCTTTCATAACCTGTACAGTTCCTGGTGGTATGTGACCCTGCTGGTTTTGATCGGTATTTCCATCACGGTGGCCAGCATTGACCGCGGCGTTCCCTTGTACAGGGCCCTGAAAAGGCAGCGGGTCAAACGCCATCCCCAGTTCCTGAAACGCCAGCGGATCAGTGGCCAAACGACAGTAGAAGAGCCAGCACAGGTGTTGGAACAGGCCAAACAGGCCTTGGCCAAAATGCGTTATAAGGTACGGGAAGATGACGGGGCTGTGATGGGAGAAAAAAACCGCTTCAGCCGCTGGGGTGCGTATGTGGTTCACCTGGGCTTGATTATACTGTTGTTGGGGGCCCTGTTACGTGTGATTCCTGGATTTACACTGGAACAGTATGTTTGGATCAGGGATGGTGAAACGGTGCCTGTGCCTGGCACTGATAACCGTTTCTACATTCAGAGTGAAGGTTTCACCTTAAAAGTGTATGATGAAGAAGTGGCCGGTGAAGAGGCGGAAGGAGAGCGGCAGCGTTTCATTCCTGAAGATTTCATTACGGAGGCCGTGCTGTACGAAAATATGGCAGATGCGTCAGGGCAAATGAACCTGCAAAAAGTAAAGGAGCATACTATTCGGGTTAACCATCCGCTGCGCTATGAGGGTCTCTCGTTTTACCAGTCTGATTATGTTATGAACGAATTTAGCGCGTTCACGTTCGCCTTGACGGAGAAAGAGACGGGTGAGGTGATCGGGCGGCTGACTGTTGATCTGTTTGATCCGGCTCCTGCATATCACTTGGATGGGGGCTATGAGGTTCACTTACTGGAGTATTACCCCGACTTTGAAATGGATGCTAGGCAGCAGCCTCAAACCAAAAGCCGGATTCCCAATAACCCTGCCTTCATTTTCAAAACTGTCACTCCGGACAACCCTGAGGGTGAAAAAAGCATGGTGCTGATCGGACAAACCATAGAAATGCCGGGGCAAGAAAATCAATATGCCTTGAAGATCAGCGATGTGGAGTTTAATCATGTGACCGGATTAATGGTGCGCAAGGAACGGAGTTTGCCCGTGATTTATGTTGGTTTGGGCATTACGATGATCGGTTTGATCATGTGTTTCTACTGGCAGTACCGGCGGATTTGGCTCCAGCAAGAAGGCAGTCAGATTTTGCTGGCAGCCCATACCAACAAGAACTGGTTCGGGTTTAAAAAAGAAGTTGGGCAATTGATTGATCAGGTGGGTCTTCCCCTTGACAAGGAGACTCTGGACAAGGAGGAATCAAGCTGATGAATGAGACATTAATCAGTTTCAGCAGCACCTCATTACTGACAGCGTTTATTCTCTACCTGGTATCTACTGTGTTTTTCGTATTTACCGTGACAGGACGAACAAAATCTGCACAGGAAAAACAGAAGATTAAACAAAAGTGGGGCAGGCTAGGGTTTGCTCTGACCACTGTCGGATTTATTTTGCATGCAGCTTACTATATCATGCGCTGGATCGGTCAGGGGCACGCCCCTGTTAGCTCCATGTTCGAGTTTATGAGCTTTTTGGCCATGATGACAGTGCTGGGCTTTATAATTATATATAATATGTATAAGACCACGACGCTTGGCGTTTTTGTTTTGCCGTTGGCTGTGACACTATTGGGCTGGGCCTCGGTCTTTGATACAACACCCCAGCCGCTGATTCCAGCTCTGCAAAGCCATTGGTTAAAATTGCACGTGTCAACAGTTGCTTTGGGTGAAGGTTTGTTCGCTGTCGGTTTTGCGGCCGGACTGATGTATATTATCCGTACGGTTGATCAGAACAAATCATCCTGGCACACCGTTACCCTCGAATGGTGTTTGGCATCTATTTTAATGCTGGTTGGCTTTATTGCCCTTGTTATCACGTTCTCTGCCCTGGATTACGAAGTTCAGTTTAATTACATCAACGAGCGCGGACAGGAGCAGGTGATTACCTATGCCTTGCCTGCTTTGGCCGGACCTTACCAAGGGGAGCAATTGACGCCGGAGCGCATGAGCCCGCTGATTGAAACGCCGTCCTGGATGCAGGGACGGGATGCCCCACGCAAATTTAATACTTTGGTCTGGTCCGTGCTGTGCGGGGGAGTCATGTACTTACTTTTGCGCCTGTTGGCCAGGAAGCGGCTGGGTGCGGTCATTCAGCCCTGGCTGGCCGACTTAAAACCCTCCATGCTGGATGAGATCAGTTACCGGGCTATTGTTATTGCTTTTCCTATCTTTACCCTGGGCGGCCTTGTCTTTGCCATGATTTGGGCTGAAGAAGCTTGGGGCCGGTTCTGGGGCTGGGACCCCAAAGAAGTTTGGGCCCTGATTACCTGGCTGTTTTATGCAGCCTATCTCCATCTGCGCTTAACCAAGGGCTGGGAGGGCCTGAAATCAGCCTGGTTAGCCGTGCTTGGATTTGTCATTATTATGTTCAACCTGGTATTTGTCAACCTGGTGATATCCGGTCTGCACTCCTATGTATCAGGTTAACAGGGTTTTAAAGTTTATCTTAATCCGTGGAGGAGATGTCAATGGATAAAAATGCCCGCATTCTGGTTGTAGACGACGAGGAAAGAATCAGACGTTTGCTGCGCATGTATCTTGAAAAGGAAAATATGATCATCGATGAGGCTGAAGATGGAGAAGAGGCATTGAAGAAAGCATTGAATGAGGATTATGATTTGATCATGTTGGACTTAATGTTACCCAAACTGAATGGGATCGAAGTATGTAAAAAGCTGCGTGAGAAAAAAGCAACCCCTGTGATTATGATTACAGCCCGCGGCGAAGAGTCCAACCGTATTCAAGGCTTTGAAGTGGGGGCAGATGACTATGTAGTCAAACCATTCAGCCCACGGGAAACTGTAGCGCGGGTCAAGGCCGTTCTGCGCCGTGCCTCGGAAACCGCCTATCTCAGTACTGATCAAAAAGCGAAAAACATGCTTGTCTTTCCCCATATAACCATTGATCATGATGCCCATGAAGTGATTGTAGATGAACAAGAGGTGGCCTTAACCCCCAAGGAGTACGATCTTCTGTACTATTTGGCTTCTTCTCCCAATAAAGTGTTTTCAAGGGAGCAGTTACTCAAAGATGTGTGGAATTATGAGTTCTTTGGGGACCTGAGAACCGTTGATACGCACATCAAGCGTTTACGTGAAAAACTGAACAAGCACTCCCCGGAGGCAGCTAAAATGATTGCAACAGTGTGGGGGGTAGGCTATAAACTAGAGGTGCCGGCCAAGTGAGTATCTTGTGGCGCAGTGTGGTAGGAAAGTTATGGATGACTATCATTCTTTTGGTGACTGTCGTTCTGGTCATCCTGACTTTTCTCCTGGTGCAGTTTTTTGATCATTTTTACTTTGAACAACAGAATGAGGAATTAAAACATTTGGCAGCCAAAATCGCTGATATTTTTGAGAGCTACG
It encodes the following:
- a CDS encoding response regulator transcription factor, whose product is MDKNARILVVDDEERIRRLLRMYLEKENMIIDEAEDGEEALKKALNEDYDLIMLDLMLPKLNGIEVCKKLREKKATPVIMITARGEESNRIQGFEVGADDYVVKPFSPRETVARVKAVLRRASETAYLSTDQKAKNMLVFPHITIDHDAHEVIVDEQEVALTPKEYDLLYYLASSPNKVFSREQLLKDVWNYEFFGDLRTVDTHIKRLREKLNKHSPEAAKMIATVWGVGYKLEVPAK
- the ccsA gene encoding cytochrome c biogenesis protein CcsA; protein product: MNETLISFSSTSLLTAFILYLVSTVFFVFTVTGRTKSAQEKQKIKQKWGRLGFALTTVGFILHAAYYIMRWIGQGHAPVSSMFEFMSFLAMMTVLGFIIIYNMYKTTTLGVFVLPLAVTLLGWASVFDTTPQPLIPALQSHWLKLHVSTVALGEGLFAVGFAAGLMYIIRTVDQNKSSWHTVTLEWCLASILMLVGFIALVITFSALDYEVQFNYINERGQEQVITYALPALAGPYQGEQLTPERMSPLIETPSWMQGRDAPRKFNTLVWSVLCGGVMYLLLRLLARKRLGAVIQPWLADLKPSMLDEISYRAIVIAFPIFTLGGLVFAMIWAEEAWGRFWGWDPKEVWALITWLFYAAYLHLRLTKGWEGLKSAWLAVLGFVIIMFNLVFVNLVISGLHSYVSG
- the resB gene encoding cytochrome c biogenesis protein ResB, producing the protein MEQLHCECGHVNPAGTELCEQCGKPFDDENGLLNMRYEGAALRSKKKQQTLIDQIWNFFASVKVGVWLLVITLIASMLGTVYPQQMYIPSTADPYEYYPENYGFGGFLYVTLGFHNLYSSWWYVTLLVLIGISITVASIDRGVPLYRALKRQRVKRHPQFLKRQRISGQTTVEEPAQVLEQAKQALAKMRYKVREDDGAVMGEKNRFSRWGAYVVHLGLIILLLGALLRVIPGFTLEQYVWIRDGETVPVPGTDNRFYIQSEGFTLKVYDEEVAGEEAEGERQRFIPEDFITEAVLYENMADASGQMNLQKVKEHTIRVNHPLRYEGLSFYQSDYVMNEFSAFTFALTEKETGEVIGRLTVDLFDPAPAYHLDGGYEVHLLEYYPDFEMDARQQPQTKSRIPNNPAFIFKTVTPDNPEGEKSMVLIGQTIEMPGQENQYALKISDVEFNHVTGLMVRKERSLPVIYVGLGITMIGLIMCFYWQYRRIWLQQEGSQILLAAHTNKNWFGFKKEVGQLIDQVGLPLDKETLDKEESS